A stretch of the Capsicum annuum cultivar UCD-10X-F1 chromosome 10, UCD10Xv1.1, whole genome shotgun sequence genome encodes the following:
- the LOC107844105 gene encoding probable WRKY transcription factor 2 produces MGGFDDHVAIFGDWITPSPSPRAFVSSLLVDDVGGWLPLMEHTNESNCRNFNAEPQQNVTALCSTDGKDGARAGASTDQTVKSSAPSEQKPSTRGGGLMERMVARSGFHAPRLNTDGLRPPVLSQNQEARSPYLTIPPGLSPSVLLYSPVLIYNPLVCPSPTTGLLPLASGDESKSLMLTAGIADKRKETAFGSNTSSSFSSNPCSRLQVNPSSDLSQQLLPQIEVSAHPNNSLQPQSMEVTQSEQIRHGISKFPMLSTEEDFRGSHIKPEVRPFNIVGGSMQHSQTLDEQKDEDTKQRGGGDSKDVNPPAEDGYNWRKYGQNQANGRTYPRSYYKCAYPKCPVKKRVGGYHDCQVMEIIYKGIHNHPKPLSNPISALGSLNSFGDVQLDNVDPSGTGFNSELALATSQQGPTAKGLMWSNNKLEATSLAALHSEYCSGSTTLQSKGAQQGSADAVEVSSVFSNDEDDHGTRGSVLLGYDGAEDEFEPKRRKSTVSDTSGTIRAIREPRVVVHTISEVDIIDDGYRWRKYGQKVVKGNPNPRSYYKCTSSGCNVRKHIQRSPYDQKSVITTYDGKHYHEVPPARTSSQGSSGASKSPSNPITTDAQSHVGRPEPTQVQNTKPAQVQNTKSTQVQNTNERYGRAPQIQNTNERYGRAPQVQNTNERYGRVPSLGSAGPISGFDCFGTNEQQDLSSLAMAGFNSNQHQFSVPLNPYIGWQRPVNDVGFVLPEGEAMPDPNLNYSNGSSTYQKIMNGLPPQM; encoded by the exons ATGGGCGGGTTCGATGATCATGTTGCTATCTTCGGAGACTGGATAACACCTAGCCCGAGCCCAAGAGCCTTCGTGTCTTCACTGCTAGTCGATGATGTTGGAGGATGGTTACCTCTTATGGAGCACACTAATGAAAGTAACTGCAGAAACTTCAATGCCGAACCTCAACAGAATGTCACCGCCTTGTGCAGCACTGATGGAAAGGATGGGGCACGGGCTGGTGCTTCGACTGATCAAACAGTCAAGTCGAGTGCACCATCAGAGCAGAAACCGAGTACTCGTGGAGGAGGGCTCATGGAAAGAATGGTAGCTAGATCTGGATTTCATGCTCCAAGGCTGAATACCGATGGCCTTAGACCTCCTGTTCTTTCACAGAATCAAGAAGCTAGGTCTCCTTATTTGACTATTCCTCCGGGTCTCAGTCCATCAGTCCTATTATATTCACCTGTTTTGATCTATAATCCACTG GTTTGTCCATCTCCTACAACTGGACTATTACCATTAGCATCGGGCGATGAGAGTAAAAGTCTTATGTTGACGGCTGGAATTGCAGATAAGAGGAAAGAGACTGCTTTTGGCAGCAATACTTCATCTTCCTTCTCTTCCAATCCA TGCTCTCGGTTGCAGGTAAATCCGTCCAGTGATCTTTCTCAGCAACTCTTACCTCAAATTGAGGTTTCAGCTCATCCAAATAACTCTCTTCAACCTCAAAGTATGGAAGTAACTCAAAGCGAACAGATACGTCATGGAATATCTAAGTTCCCTATGTTGTCTACTGAAGAGGATTTCCGGGGTAGTCATATCAAGCCAGAGGTAAGGCCCTTTAATATAGTTGGTGGTAGTATGCAACATTCTCAGACTCTTGATGAGCAGAAAGATGAGGACACTAAGCAAAGAGGAGGTGGAGACTCAAAAGATGTCAATCCTCCTGCCGAAGATGGTTATAACTGGAGAAAGTATGGACAAAACCAAGCTAATGGAAGAACGTATCCTCGGAGTTATTATAAGTGCGCGTATCCAAAGTGTCCTGTGAAGAAGAGAGTAGGGGGATATCATGACTGTCAAGTCATGGAAATTATATACAAGGGGATTCACAATCACCCTAAGCCACTCTCAAACCCGATATCAGCCCTCGGATCTTTAAACTCATTTGGTGACGTGCAACTAGACAATGTGGATCCAAGTGGAACAGGTTTTAACAGTGAGCTGGCTTTGGCAACTAGCCAACAAGGACCTACTGCTAAAGGCCTCATGTGGAGCAACAACAAACTTGAAGCAACATCATTAGCAGCTTTGCACTCTGAGTACTGCAGTGGATCTACCACTTTACAATCAAAGGGTGCTCAGCAGGGATCAGCAGATGCAGTTGAAGTATCATCAGTGTTTTCAAATGATGAAGATGATCATGGTACCCGTGGCAGTGTATTACTAGGCTATGATGGTGCAGAAGATGAGTTCGAGCCCAAAAGAAG GAAGTCTACTGTGTCGGATACAAGTGGCACCATCAGAGCAATCAGGGAGCCAAGAGTTGTGGTGCATACTATCAGTGAGGTAGACATCATTGATGATGGATATCGCTGGCGCAAGTACGGGCAAAAGGTGGTTAAAGGCAATCCAAATCCAAG GAGTTACTACAAGTGCACAAGTTCTGGCTGCAATGTCAGGAAGCACATCCAGAGGTCCCCATATGATCAGAAGTCTGTTATCACCACTTATGATGGGAAGCACTACCATGAAGTTCCTCCAGCACGCACCAGCAGCCAAGGTAGCTCGGGAGCGTCAAAGTCTCCTTCCAACCCGATAACTACTGATGCTCAAAGTCATGTAGGTAGGCCTGAGCCCACACAAGTTCAGAACACCAAGCCCGCACAAGTTCAGAACACCAAGTCCACACAAGTTCAGAACACCAACGAGCGTTATGGAAGAGCTCCACAAATCCAGAACACCAACGAGCGTTATGGAAGAGCTCCACAAGTTCAGAACACCAACGAGCGTTATGGAAGAGTTCCCTCACTTGGATCAGCTGGTCCTATCTCAGGATTTGATTGTTTCGGAACTAACGAGCAGCAAGATCTATCCAGTCTTGCTATGGCCGGATTTAACTCTAATCAGCACCAGTTTTCAGTTCCTCTCAATCCATACATAGGATGGCAACGACCTGTGAATGATGTTGGTTTCGTGCTTCCAGAAGGAGAAGCAATGCCAGATCCTAATTTGAACTACTCCAATGGTTCATCAACTTATCAGAAAATTATGAATGGATTGCCTCCTCAGATGTAA